A stretch of Desulfuromonas acetexigens DNA encodes these proteins:
- a CDS encoding ABC transporter permease gives MNMLYVALRILLYDKLRSLITLIGIVFAVGLIFAQIGIYLGLMETSSVIIDHTEGDIWITSKNSKNFDFSQPFPEYIHDQVRSTPGVSTAEKLIVAWGLIRQEQGGTEQVEIIGFNPDSGIGGPWRMREGDIQAVKNGNFIIVDESANKRLGDIQVGDYRDILYRRLQIVGISQGVKSFTTAPFVFTSYKLAQSLVAYIGPDNTVFVVARVAPGFTVEQVVASLKENLSGVDVYSSQDFSRKTRLYWTIETGVGFSFLLTIIISFLVGMLIVGQTIYNSTMEHIKEFGTLKALGAENYEIYKIIFSQALINALAGYLISLFLTLASVKFYETVGTVMVVNTALNLGVLALTLVMCLSAAAVSIRKIKHIDPAILFRG, from the coding sequence ATGAATATGCTCTATGTCGCCCTGAGGATTCTTCTTTACGATAAGCTGCGGTCTCTGATCACCCTGATCGGCATCGTCTTCGCCGTCGGGTTGATCTTCGCCCAGATCGGCATCTACTTGGGGCTGATGGAAACCTCGTCGGTGATTATCGACCATACCGAAGGGGACATCTGGATCACCTCGAAAAACAGCAAAAACTTCGACTTTTCCCAGCCTTTTCCCGAATATATCCACGACCAGGTACGCTCCACTCCGGGCGTCTCGACCGCCGAAAAACTGATCGTCGCCTGGGGACTTATCCGCCAGGAACAGGGGGGAACCGAGCAGGTGGAGATCATCGGCTTCAACCCCGACAGCGGCATCGGCGGCCCTTGGCGCATGCGCGAGGGGGATATCCAAGCGGTCAAAAACGGCAATTTCATCATCGTCGACGAATCGGCCAACAAGCGCTTGGGGGACATTCAGGTAGGCGACTACCGCGACATCCTCTATCGGCGCCTGCAGATCGTCGGCATCTCGCAAGGGGTCAAGTCCTTCACCACCGCCCCCTTCGTCTTCACCTCCTACAAACTGGCGCAAAGCCTGGTCGCCTACATCGGCCCGGACAACACGGTCTTCGTGGTCGCCCGGGTCGCGCCGGGCTTCACCGTCGAGCAGGTCGTCGCCTCCCTGAAAGAAAATCTTTCCGGGGTCGACGTCTACAGCTCGCAGGATTTCAGCCGCAAAACCCGCCTCTACTGGACCATTGAGACCGGCGTCGGCTTCTCCTTTTTGCTCACGATCATCATCAGTTTTCTGGTGGGGATGTTGATTGTCGGCCAGACCATCTATAATTCAACGATGGAACACATCAAGGAATTCGGTACGCTGAAGGCGTTGGGCGCGGAAAACTACGAGATCTACAAGATCATTTTCAGTCAAGCGCTGATCAACGCCCTGGCCGGCTACCTGATCAGCCTGTTCCTGACTCTCGCCTCGGTCAAATTTTACGAGACGGTAGGGACGGTGATGGTGGTCAATACTGCCCTGAATCTGGGGGTGCTGGCCCTAACTCTGGTCATGTGCCTGTCGGCGGCGGCGGTGTCGATCCGCAAGATCAAGCACATCGATCCAGCCATTCTTTTCCGGGGATAA